GTCCTTCtggggatggccggaggtgggcaTCCGGCCCTGGACGCAGATGCTGGAGGAGGTAAGGCAGGAGAGCGAGCGCGTGCGGTGGCCGGAGAGGCAGCCCTACGCGTTCTGGAAGGGCAACCCCGAAGGGTACCGCATTCGCCACGAGCTCCTGAGTTGCAACCCCTCCAACGGCCAAGAATGGAACGCCCGCATCTTCACCCAGGTGCTCCTTCAAAAACCAAGAAAGCTGGCATTTCAATATTTTTTTCATTTCTCGTGTATGCCTAATAGATGATGTTAATTTACCTTACCGCTTTTCTTGTAGAACTGGAATCATGCAATTCAAAACGGGTTCAAAGATTCAAGAATACCTAAGCAATGCATATACAGGTGGGCGCACGAATGTGCAGGACTTGCTGAATTTCTTATAACAAATCATATTGTTTCCTGCAAAATTCTGGTGAAATTCGGCCCTAAAAAAATTTTCTGGTGAAATTCGTTCCTAGGTACAAATGAAGATCCAAATTCATGCATGGTGTAGCTCAGATCATTTGTCAATGGTGCAGGTACAAAGTGTACGTGGAGGGAAACGCATGGTCAGTGAGCGAGAAGTACATACTGGCATGCGACTCACCGGTGCTGTTCATCACGACGCCCTTCCAAGACATCCTGTCTAGGGGCCTCATCGCCGGCAAGCATTACTGGCCCATCAACCGGGAGCATGTCTGCAAGTCCATCAAGTTCGCCGTCAACTGGGGCAACGAGCACCCGACGCAGGTGCAGCTCATTGGCGAGCAGGGCAGCCGGTTCGTGAGGGACGAGATGAGCATGGACTACATCTACGACTACATGCTCCACCTGCTCACTGAGTATGCCAAGTTGCTCCGGTACAAGCCCACCGTACCAGAGAAGGCCGTTGAGATCTGCACCGAGTCCATGGCATGCCCTGCCCAGGGCCTACACCGGGACTGCATGATGGACTCTATGGAGAGGCATGTCGCCAGCTTCGAACCGTGCACCCTGCCACCACCGTTCACCCCAGAGGAGGCCAAGGAGATAGCAGAAAGAGAGAAGGAGGTGCTGAGGAACGTAGAGAACATGGAATGCTAGCTGAAATCTGACAGTATACAATTTGATGCAACTGAGAAAATGGGAAGAGTTTAGCTGGAGTCAAAGGTTTCTGCTTATGTAAGAAAAGAGCTAATACACAAGTTGCTACAGGTACAAACAAAATAGTTGGTATTGAGtagaaaaaaatgtgaaacAAGTTATATCTACGGCTAGAGAATTAGACATGTGTACCTGATAAGTGCTAACTGCCTGTATACTTCAATTGCCATAGATGTTCCATTTTCTTCATGCTCCTCATTTTCCATGAATTTCGCAGTCAGAAAATAACAACAATTTCCTGTTTGGTGACATATTGGCTTTGCTCCCAATGGCAGATAAAATCCACTACTGTTTTGCTGTTGGCTTCTTTTCTGAAAGTTAACTAATTGAGGATATAGGTGGATACATACTTTGATTTTCCAAGCTCTTCTAAACTGTGTTTTCCTTTTGGGCATGAAATTCTTCATCCTGCACAAACCAAACACTTCAAGTGTTATTGTATGAAAATAAGGTGATTTACCTAAAAGTCTAATACCATACAAGGGAAACATAAAATTAGAAAAATCGATCATCCACAAGAATCTCACTTCTTGTTGATCGAAAGTGATTAAAATGACATCATTGTCTGGTCACAGAAATATTTTAGTGGCTACACCATTTTAATCAGGCTTATTTTTGTCCACAAGAATATCATATTTTTGTTGATTTGGCAACTGAGTTTCACATATTAATATAGTTGAACCTAATCTCACCATTGCAaatcttttaaaaaaaattgtagCATATCCATAACTTGACTTATGATTTATACAAAGAAAGGCCCTTCCAGCTGTGATAAATGTGTGTTAAACATAGACCAGACCACCAGGAAGTCTTAATAAGTCGGGAAAGTATATATATCGTGATCTTTTAGTGTCATAAAACTATGAAAATAAACGATCCAACCTTAACAAGCAGTACCTTCTCTAACCTAGCAATTATTATAAACAACAAATACTCCAAGCTGCTAGTGCCAAATCAAGTATTTATCAAGAACCAAAATTTAATTCACTTGTTAGGAGCCGAAAAGTTGATGAGATGAGGTTGTTGCTCACTTAACATAATCATGCAGCATGAGGCCAAAGAACTTCTTTTAGCTCTTCAATATGGAGCACATCACAACTCATGGCAGAGTAGCAGACCATATCCTACCACAGAACACTGATTCTAATTCTCTGTGAGTTATGAGATGCAAAGTGATTCAGACATTATCATCAGGTCTCCAGTATTCCACAAAGAGAGGGCGGTGCCTGAATCACTCTCATCTTGGACTTGGAAGCAGTCCATCCCTTGCCATGTCATGCAGAATATCTACCACTGCATCCACATTACCTTCCTTCATGTTGAGGTCAATGAGAGCCTTTGATGCTTCTGCATCAGCTAGGGAACAACAATTCAACAACTGCTGAGTCACCTTATCTGCTTCCAAAATCATCCCCTTTTCAAATAGACCCCTGATCAAGAAAATTGTGCTTGTTAAATTTGGAGAAAAACCACACTGCAACATTTGTTTATGGAATCTGAGAGCCTTAATAACATTTCCTCCCCTGCAGTGCCCATGAACAAGCACACCATACACAGACCCATCAAGCTTCCAGTTTCTGTCCAACATGGATTGATATACTTTATCAGCTTCATCCATTAAACCTTTCATGCAAAATCCCTTCAAGAGAGCCAACACACTCTTGAACTCAGCTTTTCTACAACAATGCATCAAGGCATCATACTTAATATTTGCTGGAACTGGATCTTCGTGATACAATTTGAAGAGCAACCGTTGCGCTTCCTTAATACGTGCTGATTTACTAAGACCATTAATAAGCACACTGTACGTTACAACATCAGGGAGAACTCCTATCTTTATCATCTCATCGTGCAGAGAAAG
The genomic region above belongs to Panicum hallii strain FIL2 chromosome 4, PHallii_v3.1, whole genome shotgun sequence and contains:
- the LOC112888960 gene encoding protein O-glucosyltransferase 1-like yields the protein MKGTVFPATSSGEQDEEGAPLVPPATEEIAEEVGAPPCKDGDAPVARLPTGWSLSSLGAVLRTRGVGSVMVGLVLLALLLGARRWIDLDASSLLGNTVSIGAGQRRRHHSNSTAPPVPIAFTCGNQTSPQPPKCPGTPGPPLPAGGPGPSCPDYFRYIHDDLRPWRDAGITREAVERARRHAYFRLVVVGGRAYVETYQRAYQTRDVFTQWGILQLIRRYPGRVPDLDIMFACDDPGQVRAADFPTPSEAPPVFRYCKDASTLDVVFPDWSFWGWPEVGIRPWTQMLEEVRQESERVRWPERQPYAFWKGNPEGYRIRHELLSCNPSNGQEWNARIFTQNWNHAIQNGFKDSRIPKQCIYRYKVYVEGNAWSVSEKYILACDSPVLFITTPFQDILSRGLIAGKHYWPINREHVCKSIKFAVNWGNEHPTQVQLIGEQGSRFVRDEMSMDYIYDYMLHLLTEYAKLLRYKPTVPEKAVEICTESMACPAQGLHRDCMMDSMERHVASFEPCTLPPPFTPEEAKEIAEREKEVLRNVENMEC